ATCCGCCTGTTTTTCGACTGAAAGCAGAAGTCAACAATAGATGGTCAGTttggaaaatgaattatttcgGGAAAGGGggtagactacgagcagtccctccttttcagCGAAGTCCATCGcgtaagtaaaataaaattaaccaaaacaaGACGTTGGTGAGCTGCGCGGAACTATGGGAGTGAGGCGCATTCAAAGCAAGCGTCACTTGATCTCGAACCCAGAACTTTCCGCCTGGCCGTGGAAGGTATGGGTACGAGACTAGGCGTCACCCTTATAGTCCCGCGCGTCAAgctgacatcaatttttttcagtttttttttcttcttttaattttaaaagcgCGCCACAGACTTTGCCGGAAACGTGAGAATCCTCGTAGTTTAATAAAAAGGATGAGGAGGTGAAATTACGACAGCATGGAGTAGATGACCGTGGAAGCATGTCAAAGAACAACGGGTATCCGGGGTAACGGAGATGAAAATATTCATCGTCGCGCCTATATCACCCTTGGACCGGCGTAAGGTCTTTTTTGATCTTCCTTGGGAAAAGATCGCCGGAGAATCTACTCCCTGGGTAATCCCTCAGTCACTGAATATGCGGTGGAAAGTCTCAATATCAAACAGTAATACGATGAAAGCAGTTGCTGCAATAGTGAAcattttttctacaaaaaaaatggtgaagTATAATCCTCGGAATCAGGGGTTCCTACAGCCCCAGCCCAGTCGGAGGAGGGACTGAAACAGGGGGAACTCGCTGACCCCGTGATAAAGAGGAAGAAGAATAACCTGGCGTagaacaataataaaataattattgctCACCGTTTTAAAATTACCGCCAACAAAAGTATACCAATTAAAATCAGAACTGTCAATCCACCTGCCACGCTTCCGGCTATTATTTCATCAGGCACACCTGAGGAAGGTAGAAGAATATAGGAAAATGATCGTAACCCtaacaaactttgattttttaatcaattctccttgtcagtatcaaaggaaatatacagagaggggtatggagaatatagatattGATATTAGGGCGTAAGGGggtaaaataaaatagaaaacgCTCACATTATCTCTTTTACAGAGTTCTGCcacaaaatgatgaaaaataaaataatactaACAAGAACAGTCATCTGTTAAAAGCATTGATATAACGTCACCCAATCAGGACTTAAATTTGTCTTAATCATCGGATAATCTCAAAAACAGATGGTTACGTTTGacagaaaagtaatttttcgcCATTTCAAAACTAAATCTGTCTAATCGAATTtccaaaaatttcatttttctcttaagAGGTTACAAATTCCACTCTACTTCCGGCCAATTGATATTTGTCCACTTCAAAACAGTGGAGTTTTCGCGTCGAAGTTTCATCAATTTGTCGAATGTGAATTCTTCAGCTAATGGACTTATGAGGTCGAATGAAGAAATCTGAAAGAAATTCCCGGAAAGAAGATAATTCCGGAACCCTTTTTCTATGAAAATCGTTGCTGATTTAACTTTCCGTAAATGAGGTCTTTCAACAAGATGACGTACAGAATCCTATTTCCCAGAGTAAACAAATCTTTAATAACTGTACTGTAAAGATTGTTCGACACACGGACTACACACACAATACAATGACAAATTCTTACCTTCACGATGTTGCTTTGCAGAGTCCTGGATCTTTGACTCATGATAAATAGATGAAGAAGGAGTTATTGTAGAACTTTTTGATATCGTTTTCCCGTCGAAATATAAAGCATCGACGGGATGAGTTTTTGTCATCGAgatatactctcccatcgactGTGACAGTGACGTTCGAATCGGCACATTGCTTGTTTCCTTTCTTAACGCCTCTCGTCTTGTGGTGTCAAGAATAAAACTAGTAGGACTTGGGCTCAATGTCATGTTTACTCAACTTGTCCTTAACAGGCAGTGAAGATCACTTTAAGACTGCCGTTCAGAAGAGTCCTAAAGTGAGTTGTCTTTTTATCTTCTTACGCTCCAAGACTTGCTCAATTGCGTCCGCTCTTTAGAACTGACAACTGCTCTTTCTTCTCTGTTTGGTTTGGCAGCATTTCCAAAATAAATCCCTCTCAAAAAATGATCATTTGAGTACCAAAACTTGCGTTCAGGCGACGTGGTATCCGGGCCTTGAAATCCGCACAACGTATATGAGATTAAAAACAACGGGAAACCTGAAATGTCCAAGTTACTTCAATGTTTAAACACGTATTGACCTCGCATGCAGTAGTTGCTCAATGCTTAGCGAAGAATTTAGATAAGAAATGCGTAAGTTAAGCTATCTAATCTCTCCTCTGACGGCCAAGTTAATTAACTGTCctaaaatgtcaacaaaaacatGCCTAAAACAATCCAATTCAACAAACCATTCACTTGATTATTAAAAGTGTAGGTGATGATTAATTTGCGCACGCCAGTTAAGATGTGAAGGTGTGAAAAAACTGCCAACAGCTTCTACATTCAGCttatgttttcttctttcattcgGTCAAATCTTTTTCTACATTATCcgttctctttctttcttctccaaTCTTTTTGGCCTTTATGCCCGGATCAATTTTCACATCACGCGAAAATTTTGTTTATAGACCTCCCTTAAATTCATTATgcggaaaaaaacaaacagtaccTGAAAACAATTTATGGGAAAAAGAAATCGCAAACTTTTGATTGCTCAATTGAAAGTTTGATTTAGGGAAAgacaaaaggaaataatttcaataatGCAATCATTTTAATGCAACGTTTACATTTCTGCTCAGTTCCACAATCATAGCTTTTTTATTTGACAGAAGTTTTCGATCTTCAAAATAAACATGTCTGCTGTCTGCTGTATCGGGGTAAACATCATTCAGGTTGGCTAGTGTTCTAAAATTGCTTAAGATTCTTTCCCTTTCTTCATTGGAAAACCGCGTGCGCGAAGAGGTCTTACAAACCaaaatcaagagattataaCCTGCTAAAATGTAAAAAGGCAAATTTCTAGTTTCTCTGTACAATTTAACGCTCCCTCTCTTATCACAGTGGAAATGGAGTCTGGCGCCGTTCGACGCGTAAAACATATCTTCTCGCAGAATATTTTTCAGACAAcagtaaattcaatttgtaAAGGATCTTTTCCTTTATGTCGTTTAATCAAAAAGCTCACGACACGGCATCCCAAACTTAAGATCTAGAAGTAGAGCCTGGCGCGAGAAGAAAACCATGAATAGGCCATTTTggagttgtgtacttagttgccaagccttttatttgaagtgaggctgaaggtgaccttttAATGATAGAGACCAATATCTAGCCAGCATGAtaaaaaactaatttacatttgaaaagcagtacggtttgtatcataacaaggtcacctttagcctcactcctgttcaaaggcttggcaaccaagcacgcgtctgtaaaatggactattgaaACAGCAGTCATGAAGTGATCTAAAAGGTATCGTTTCTGAGGACGTATCAGTGTCAGTATTTGAGCAATTGCGCACCTAcacctcccctaacccaacaacagtcaactgataacaagctAGGGTCAATGTTGGGTTGGGGAAGGGTAGATAAGCAGTTGCTCAAATACTGAAATTGATTCAGGACAGTATCAACTACACTACTACAACTTTTCTCATACATGAAACACGTTGCGGCAACAAAAAAACGCGCAAAAAATTCCATAAAAagacttgaacttgaacttgaactttaaAAACATAATTGCAGCAGTACATAACTAGAGATCAGTTTCGTTAACTGAGATTGATTGGATGGAGAAAGGAAGGagctaaaaaaaactgactggcagaaaatctctttcgcttttaaatttcaagtagtaatttttctcttccaCTCTCCCCTTCgtattatttttgtattcaCTTGCGGcgcgcgtgatttcacaaattagccaatcacgtaAAATgactctaaccttgacattggaaaaccaacgtggacatttttcgcttactttagttttttttttgcggagttttagtttgttgtttttgagctttcgttcacgtaaatttgttactcctttgtttggaattttaagaattttcgGAGGTTTTGTTTTAGGCTAATTTTGTGGCTCATTTAACAAGTTCAATGCATATTTTCTACGGAGATTGGACTCTTATCTCTTTTTTCGTACATGGAATTTTTATAGGAATGAACTTG
The sequence above is a segment of the Pocillopora verrucosa isolate sample1 chromosome 13, ASM3666991v2, whole genome shotgun sequence genome. Coding sequences within it:
- the LOC131770829 gene encoding uncharacterized protein translates to MTLSPSPTSFILDTTRREALRKETSNVPIRTSLSQSMGEYISMTKTHPVDALYFDGKTISKSSTITPSSSIYHESKIQDSAKQHREGVPDEIIAGSVAGGLTVLILIGILLLAVILKRRKTGGSIVAQSNTEASFDNLGFNSGRKISEYMDLSELELVRVKVTNTVKRKMSAFTKENQKTNRVSCGRLDLVEVPVNSHIDDDVLLTAWV